A window of the Chionomys nivalis chromosome 25, mChiNiv1.1, whole genome shotgun sequence genome harbors these coding sequences:
- the Fbxo7 gene encoding F-box only protein 7 isoform X2, with protein sequence MAQPPRAAAVVPDSEPSSLQNTDQPSQAASSCQSSIPDERRNDSSHAQATQFDAWSDDSVEGPSQNVEAVSIEDAMDMEEDSGFHPLEPMLCSEVEDGQVPHSLETLYQSAGCSSLSDALVVLVHLLMLESGYIPQGTEAKAASMPEKWKSSGMYKLQYTHPLCEEGAAVLTCVPLETLIIINATVKISGGIKNAKSVQLQPRSYVCGVEPGESAAKVYKDLKKLSRLFKDQLVYPLLAFTRQVLNLPDVFGLVVLPLELKLRIFRLLDVHSVLALSAVCHDLQIASNDPLLWRCLYLRDFRDGTVRGPDTDWKELYRKRHIQRKEAQRMRHAMFLPSSSHSVPFCPIPVYPRVTFPPSLLPPGIIGGEYDARPILPSVGDPTGSLVPRPGEIPNPFQPLRPRFDPIGPLPGPDPLFPGRGGPNNRFPFRPSRGRPADSRLPFM encoded by the exons ATGGCCCAGCCTCCCCGGGCTGCCGCTGTCGTCCCCG ATTCAGAACCTTCCTCACTCCAGAATACTGACCAACCTTCTCAGGCTGCCAGCTCATGTCAGTCTAGCATCCCCGATGAACGGCGGAACGACTCTTCCCATGCACAGGCCACCCAGTTTGATGCCTGGAGTGATGACAGTGTG GAAGGGCCTAGTCAAAATGTTGAGGCTGTGTCAATTGAGGATGCCATGGATATGGAAGAGGATTCTGGTTTCCATCCATTGGAACCAATGCTGTGCAGTGAAGTGGAGGATGGCCAGGTGCCACATTCACTGGAGACTCTGTACCAGTCAGCTGGCTGCTCCAGCCTCAGTGATGCCTTGGTAGTGCTGGTGCATCTCCTCATGCTCGAGTCAGGCTACATACCCCAG GGCACTGAAGCCAAAGCAGCATCAATGCCTGAGAAGTGGAAGTCAAGTGGTATGTACAAGCTGCAGTACACACACCCTCTCTGTGAGGAGGGAGCTGCTGTGCTCACCTGTGTGCCTTTGGAAACCCTCATCATTATAAATG cTACAGTAAAAATCAGTGGTGGGATTAAAAACGCGAAGTCAGTGCAGCTGCAGCCAAGATCCTACGTGTGTGGAGTGGAACCAG GGGAAAGTGCAGCCAAAGTGTACAAAGATCTTAAGAAGCTCTCTCGACTCTTCAAAGACCAGCTGgtgtaccctcttctggctttcacacgACAAG TACTGAACCTTCCAGATGTATTTGGACTGGTCGTCCTTCCGCTGGAGCTGAAACTACGCATCTTCCGACTCTTGGATGTTCATTCTGTCCTGGCTTTGTCTGCTGTATGTCATGACCTCCAGATTGCATCAAACGACCCTCTGCTGTGGCGGTGTTTGTATCTGCGGGATTTTCGAG atGGTACTGTCAGAGGTCCAGACACAGATTGGAAAGaa CTGTACAGAAAGAGGCACATACAAAGAAAAGAGGCTCAGAGAATGCGGCACGCGATGTTCCTGCCATCGTCCTCCCATTCTGTCCCATTCTGTCCCATTCCTGTCTACCCCAGGGTCACTTTTCCCCCTTCACTGCTTCCTCCAGGAATCATTGGTGGTGAATACGACGCGAGACCAATACTGCCCAGTGTTGGGGACCCCACCGGCTCACTCGTCCCAAGGCCAGGGGAGATACCTAACCCATTTCAGCCGCTCAGACCACGTTTTGATCCTATTGGCCCACTTCCAGGACCTGACCCCCTCTTCCCAGGAAGAGGTGGCCCCAACAACAGATTTCCCTTCAGACCCAGCAGGGGTCGACCGGCCGACAGCCGGCTACCATTCATGTGA
- the Fbxo7 gene encoding F-box only protein 7 isoform X1, producing the protein MKLRVRLQKRTQPLEVPEPEPTLGHLRAHLRQSLLPTWGFSSDTRFAITLNNKDALTGDEETLASYGIVSGDLICLVLEDGLPAPNLPSSTDSEPSSLQNTDQPSQAASSCQSSIPDERRNDSSHAQATQFDAWSDDSVEGPSQNVEAVSIEDAMDMEEDSGFHPLEPMLCSEVEDGQVPHSLETLYQSAGCSSLSDALVVLVHLLMLESGYIPQGTEAKAASMPEKWKSSGMYKLQYTHPLCEEGAAVLTCVPLETLIIINATVKISGGIKNAKSVQLQPRSYVCGVEPGESAAKVYKDLKKLSRLFKDQLVYPLLAFTRQVLNLPDVFGLVVLPLELKLRIFRLLDVHSVLALSAVCHDLQIASNDPLLWRCLYLRDFRDGTVRGPDTDWKELYRKRHIQRKEAQRMRHAMFLPSSSHSVPFCPIPVYPRVTFPPSLLPPGIIGGEYDARPILPSVGDPTGSLVPRPGEIPNPFQPLRPRFDPIGPLPGPDPLFPGRGGPNNRFPFRPSRGRPADSRLPFM; encoded by the exons ATGAAGCTGCGCGTGCGGCTTCAGAAGCGGACCCAGCCGCTGGAGGTGCCGGAGCCGGAGCCGACGCTCGGCCATCTGCGCGCGCACCTCCGCCAGAGTCTGCTGCCCACGTGGGGGTTCAG TTCTGATACCCGATTTGCAATTACATTGAACAACAAGGATGCCCTCACTGGAGATGAAGAAACCTTGGCTTCATATGGGATTGTTTCTGGGGACTTGATATGTTTGGTTCTTGAAGATGGCTTGCCGGCACCTAACTTACCTTCATCTACAGATTCAGAACCTTCCTCACTCCAGAATACTGACCAACCTTCTCAGGCTGCCAGCTCATGTCAGTCTAGCATCCCCGATGAACGGCGGAACGACTCTTCCCATGCACAGGCCACCCAGTTTGATGCCTGGAGTGATGACAGTGTG GAAGGGCCTAGTCAAAATGTTGAGGCTGTGTCAATTGAGGATGCCATGGATATGGAAGAGGATTCTGGTTTCCATCCATTGGAACCAATGCTGTGCAGTGAAGTGGAGGATGGCCAGGTGCCACATTCACTGGAGACTCTGTACCAGTCAGCTGGCTGCTCCAGCCTCAGTGATGCCTTGGTAGTGCTGGTGCATCTCCTCATGCTCGAGTCAGGCTACATACCCCAG GGCACTGAAGCCAAAGCAGCATCAATGCCTGAGAAGTGGAAGTCAAGTGGTATGTACAAGCTGCAGTACACACACCCTCTCTGTGAGGAGGGAGCTGCTGTGCTCACCTGTGTGCCTTTGGAAACCCTCATCATTATAAATG cTACAGTAAAAATCAGTGGTGGGATTAAAAACGCGAAGTCAGTGCAGCTGCAGCCAAGATCCTACGTGTGTGGAGTGGAACCAG GGGAAAGTGCAGCCAAAGTGTACAAAGATCTTAAGAAGCTCTCTCGACTCTTCAAAGACCAGCTGgtgtaccctcttctggctttcacacgACAAG TACTGAACCTTCCAGATGTATTTGGACTGGTCGTCCTTCCGCTGGAGCTGAAACTACGCATCTTCCGACTCTTGGATGTTCATTCTGTCCTGGCTTTGTCTGCTGTATGTCATGACCTCCAGATTGCATCAAACGACCCTCTGCTGTGGCGGTGTTTGTATCTGCGGGATTTTCGAG atGGTACTGTCAGAGGTCCAGACACAGATTGGAAAGaa CTGTACAGAAAGAGGCACATACAAAGAAAAGAGGCTCAGAGAATGCGGCACGCGATGTTCCTGCCATCGTCCTCCCATTCTGTCCCATTCTGTCCCATTCCTGTCTACCCCAGGGTCACTTTTCCCCCTTCACTGCTTCCTCCAGGAATCATTGGTGGTGAATACGACGCGAGACCAATACTGCCCAGTGTTGGGGACCCCACCGGCTCACTCGTCCCAAGGCCAGGGGAGATACCTAACCCATTTCAGCCGCTCAGACCACGTTTTGATCCTATTGGCCCACTTCCAGGACCTGACCCCCTCTTCCCAGGAAGAGGTGGCCCCAACAACAGATTTCCCTTCAGACCCAGCAGGGGTCGACCGGCCGACAGCCGGCTACCATTCATGTGA